Proteins co-encoded in one Actinomadura luteofluorescens genomic window:
- a CDS encoding CoA-acylating methylmalonate-semialdehyde dehydrogenase, producing MTKHVTHWIGGKPFGGESGRRGDIFEPASGHAAGTVDLAGPREVGAAVAAAKAAFPGWRDASLSQRAKVLFRFRELVDAHSGELARLISSEHGKVVADAAGEVARGLEVAEFACGIPHLLKGGFSENVSSRVDAYSILQPVGVAAGITPFNFPAMVPMWMFPVAIACGNTFVLKPSEKDPSASVRLAELWAEAGLPDGVFNVLHGDREAVDGLLRHPDVKAVSFVGSTPIARHVYETAAANGKRVQALGGAKNHMLVLPDADLDLAADAAVSAGFGSAGERCMAISVVVAVDPVGDELTAKIKERVAGLRVGPGDHPESQMGPLVTKAHRDRVASYLDGAVAQGATLAVDGRDPDVLGGAGEGFWLGPAVLDHVTPDMDAYKDEIFGPVLSVVRAGSYDAAMELISANPYGNGTAIFTDDGGAARRFQNEVEVGMVGVNVPIPVPMAYYSFGGWKDSLFGDSHVHGMEGVHFYTRTKAVTARWPDPSHGGVNLGFPTGG from the coding sequence ATGACCAAGCACGTGACGCACTGGATCGGCGGGAAGCCGTTCGGCGGGGAGAGCGGCCGGCGGGGCGACATCTTCGAGCCCGCGTCCGGGCACGCGGCCGGGACCGTCGACCTCGCCGGGCCGCGGGAGGTCGGCGCCGCCGTGGCCGCCGCGAAGGCCGCGTTCCCCGGCTGGCGGGACGCCTCGCTCTCGCAGCGCGCGAAGGTGCTGTTCCGCTTCCGCGAACTGGTGGACGCGCACTCCGGGGAACTGGCCCGGCTGATCTCGTCCGAGCACGGCAAGGTGGTCGCCGACGCGGCGGGCGAGGTCGCCCGCGGGCTGGAGGTCGCCGAGTTCGCCTGCGGTATCCCGCACCTGCTCAAGGGAGGGTTCTCGGAGAACGTCTCCTCGCGGGTGGACGCCTACTCGATCCTCCAGCCGGTCGGCGTGGCCGCCGGGATCACCCCGTTCAACTTCCCGGCGATGGTGCCGATGTGGATGTTCCCGGTCGCGATCGCGTGCGGGAACACGTTCGTGCTCAAGCCGTCCGAGAAGGACCCGTCGGCGTCGGTCCGGCTCGCCGAGCTGTGGGCCGAGGCGGGGCTGCCGGACGGAGTGTTCAACGTCCTGCACGGCGACAGGGAGGCGGTGGACGGCCTGCTGCGCCATCCGGACGTCAAGGCGGTCAGCTTCGTCGGCTCCACCCCGATCGCGCGCCACGTCTACGAGACGGCGGCGGCGAACGGCAAGCGGGTGCAGGCGCTCGGCGGGGCCAAGAACCACATGCTCGTGCTGCCGGACGCCGACCTCGACCTCGCGGCGGACGCCGCGGTGTCGGCCGGCTTCGGGTCGGCGGGGGAGCGGTGCATGGCGATCTCCGTCGTCGTCGCCGTGGACCCGGTCGGGGACGAGCTGACGGCCAAGATCAAGGAGCGCGTCGCCGGGCTGAGGGTCGGCCCGGGCGACCACCCCGAGTCGCAGATGGGGCCGCTCGTCACGAAGGCGCACCGGGACAGGGTGGCCTCCTACCTGGACGGCGCCGTCGCGCAGGGCGCCACGCTCGCCGTCGACGGGCGCGACCCGGACGTGCTGGGCGGCGCCGGCGAGGGGTTCTGGCTCGGCCCGGCCGTCCTCGACCACGTCACCCCGGACATGGACGCCTACAAGGACGAGATCTTCGGCCCGGTGCTGTCGGTCGTGCGGGCCGGGTCCTACGACGCGGCCATGGAACTGATCTCCGCCAACCCCTACGGCAACGGGACCGCGATCTTCACCGACGACGGCGGGGCGGCGCGGCGCTTCCAGAACGAGGTGGAGGTCGGCATGGTCGGCGTGAACGTGCCGATCCCGGTGCCGATGGCCTACTACTCGTTCGGCGGCTGGAAGGACTCGCTGTTCGGCGACAGCCACGTCCACGGCATGGAGGGCGTCCACTTCTACACCCGGACGAAGGCCGTCACGGCGCGCTGGCCCGACCCGTCCCACGGCGGGGTGAACCTGGGCTTCCCCACCGGCGGTTGA
- a CDS encoding aspartate aminotransferase family protein, translating to MPEHANLLRRHRAVMPSWMALNYRDPIEIVGGEGSRVTDAEGNSYLDFFIGILTNMLGYGVPEVRDAVERQLATGVVHTSTAYLLRGQVELAEKIARLSGIPDAKVFFTNSGTEANETALLLAAYARRSDQVLAMRQSYHGRSFAATGVTGNRGWTNLSYSPLDVHFLHGADRRLPQFAGMSDERYIDVCAQDLRHVLATATGGDVAALIAEPIQGVGGFTMPPDGLFAAYKRVLDEFGILFVSDEVQTGWGRTGQGFWGIDAHGVTPDVITFAKGLGNGFAVGGVVARGDLMDGLHAAGISTFGGNPVSMAAANATLDYVLDHDLQANAARQGRTIIGGLSAAAGRFPIVADVRGKGLMFAVELADPRTGEPSPPLAAALMEAARERGLLVGKGGLYGNVVRMAPPLTLSDDEAAEGLGVLIASLEAVNETAVAGGRGPTARREEA from the coding sequence ATGCCGGAACACGCGAACCTGCTCCGCCGCCACCGGGCGGTCATGCCGTCCTGGATGGCGCTCAACTACCGGGACCCCATCGAGATCGTCGGCGGCGAGGGCAGCCGCGTGACCGACGCCGAGGGCAACTCCTACCTCGACTTCTTCATCGGCATCCTGACGAACATGCTCGGGTACGGCGTGCCCGAGGTCCGCGACGCGGTGGAACGGCAGCTCGCCACCGGCGTCGTCCACACCTCCACCGCGTACCTGCTGCGCGGGCAGGTGGAGCTGGCCGAGAAGATCGCGCGGCTGTCGGGCATCCCCGACGCGAAGGTGTTCTTCACCAACTCCGGGACGGAGGCCAACGAGACGGCGCTGCTGCTGGCCGCGTACGCGCGGCGCAGCGACCAGGTCCTCGCGATGCGGCAGAGCTACCACGGCCGTTCGTTCGCCGCGACGGGCGTCACCGGGAACCGCGGCTGGACGAACCTGTCGTACTCCCCGCTGGACGTCCACTTCCTGCACGGCGCCGACCGCCGGCTCCCGCAGTTCGCCGGGATGTCGGACGAGCGGTACATCGACGTGTGCGCGCAGGACCTGCGGCACGTGCTCGCCACCGCGACCGGCGGCGACGTCGCCGCGCTCATCGCCGAGCCGATCCAGGGCGTCGGCGGCTTCACGATGCCGCCCGACGGCCTGTTCGCCGCCTACAAGCGGGTCCTCGACGAGTTCGGGATCCTGTTCGTCTCCGACGAGGTGCAGACCGGCTGGGGGCGGACGGGCCAGGGGTTCTGGGGGATCGACGCCCACGGCGTCACCCCGGACGTGATCACCTTCGCCAAGGGCCTCGGCAACGGCTTCGCGGTCGGCGGCGTCGTCGCGCGCGGCGATCTCATGGACGGCCTCCACGCGGCCGGCATCTCCACGTTCGGCGGCAACCCGGTGTCGATGGCGGCCGCCAACGCCACGCTCGACTACGTCCTCGACCACGACCTGCAGGCCAACGCGGCCAGGCAGGGCCGGACGATCATCGGGGGGCTGTCGGCGGCGGCGGGCCGGTTCCCGATCGTCGCGGACGTGCGGGGCAAGGGGCTGATGTTCGCGGTCGAGCTGGCCGACCCGCGGACCGGCGAGCCGAGCCCGCCGCTCGCCGCCGCGCTGATGGAGGCGGCGCGCGAGCGGGGGCTGCTGGTCGGCAAGGGCGGCCTGTACGGCAACGTGGTGCGCATGGCGCCGCCGCTGACCCTCAGCGACGACGAGGCCGCGGAGGGCCTCGGCGTCCTGATCGCCTCGCTGGAGGCCGTGAACGAGACCGCCGTCGCCGGAGGGCGCGGGCCGACTGCTCGCCGGGAGGAAGCATGA